In Nocardia sp. NBC_00403, one DNA window encodes the following:
- a CDS encoding non-ribosomal peptide synthetase produces the protein MESAQQRGNGAGGIGTAGIDKEEIRAAVASQIGLGAGDIADHDDLIQLGLDSIRTMKLAGGWRKRGVDINFAQLAASPTVASWHGLLGAGEVADPAPESIAEVAASTVGEQDPFPLAGMQHAYWIGRSDEQELGGVAAHLYVEFDGGRIDPERLERAVAELLTAHPMLRTRFLPDGTQQAMPAPGRPVFSVVDLREHEPEAAEAVLAELRDQKTHQRLAIEDGQVVDITLTLRDANRTRLHLDVDMLAGDAMSYRLLISDLAELYHGATPQIPGYSFRRYRTERQEDTTARERDRQWWQRRLSELPGAPELPTVPVGERIAPHRTVRYDHWLAPEAKQRLLAAAHERGITPAMALAAVFAETIGGWSAQSRFLLNVPLFHREPVHPDIDRVIGDFTSSIMLEVDVTENMSVADRARALQRSMHESGAHTAYSGLEVLRDLGRHQGEPVLAPIVYTSALNLGELFADKVTETFGEPVWIISQGPQVLLDAQVTEVRGGLLLNWDVRESAFPEGVIDAMFGRYTQAIARLADGEAGWNAEAAVRLPVAQAAVRAAINATDGPVSGRCLHQGFFEHAAADADLPAVVWGLGDGAGAWSYGELAARALAVAGALHVEGVRPGDAVAVQLPKGPDQILAVLGVLAVGATYVPIGFDQPVGRRAEILRTGEVVAALVVAGADMGVPIPCVPISAAGTYPRPLDGPVCPDTEQIAYVLFTSGSTGVPKGVEVPHRAAMNIIDAINDWFDVGSADRSFGLSALEFDLSVYDIFGLLSVGGAVVAVDPHQRVEPTTWVELIRRHRVSIINCVPSMLDTILQIGGDNLGDSLRAVILGGDWVGADLARRLARQVPGCRFSGLGGATETAIHSTVCEFVGAPPAHWVTVPFGVPLRNVRCRVVAPSGRDCPDWVPGELWVGGANVATGYRNDPERTAQRFVEFEGVRWYKTGDMARYWPDGTVEFLGRADNQVQIRGYRVELGEVESALRTVPGVRHAVAAVVGTGAPRLVAAIAGDPDEIGDITTAMSDLLPGYMIPTRIEFLEQMPLTVNAKLDRRAVVALLEPGAADPHDGVPGNDVEAALIDIVAGVLGVDAVGVHDDFFGLGGDSVLATTVIARVREWLDVDHALVADIFAARTVAGLATRLVDREARSGEPDRLAAVARLYLDIAAMSDEEVLAQL, from the coding sequence ATGGAGTCGGCACAGCAGCGGGGGAACGGCGCCGGGGGAATCGGCACGGCGGGGATCGACAAGGAGGAGATCCGGGCCGCGGTGGCGAGTCAGATCGGGCTCGGCGCAGGGGATATCGCTGATCACGACGACCTCATCCAGTTGGGTCTGGACTCGATCCGCACCATGAAGCTGGCCGGTGGCTGGCGCAAGCGTGGGGTCGATATCAATTTCGCCCAGCTCGCGGCGAGTCCGACGGTGGCGTCCTGGCATGGTTTGCTCGGCGCGGGCGAAGTGGCCGATCCTGCGCCCGAGTCGATTGCCGAGGTCGCCGCGTCCACGGTCGGCGAGCAGGATCCCTTCCCGCTGGCGGGCATGCAGCACGCGTACTGGATCGGCCGTTCCGACGAGCAGGAGCTCGGCGGTGTCGCGGCCCACCTCTATGTCGAATTCGACGGCGGTCGAATCGATCCAGAGCGGCTGGAGCGGGCTGTGGCCGAATTGCTTACGGCGCACCCGATGTTGCGCACCCGATTCCTGCCGGACGGCACCCAGCAGGCCATGCCCGCGCCGGGTAGGCCCGTGTTTTCGGTCGTAGACCTGCGTGAACACGAGCCCGAGGCGGCCGAGGCTGTGCTGGCCGAACTGCGCGATCAGAAGACCCATCAGCGCCTCGCCATCGAGGACGGCCAGGTCGTCGACATCACGCTCACCCTGCGCGATGCCAACCGCACCCGGCTGCACCTGGATGTCGACATGCTGGCGGGCGACGCAATGAGCTACCGCCTGCTGATCTCCGACCTGGCCGAGTTGTATCACGGTGCGACGCCGCAGATTCCGGGCTACAGCTTCCGGCGCTACCGCACCGAACGCCAGGAAGACACCACAGCACGCGAGCGCGACCGGCAGTGGTGGCAGCGGCGGCTGTCCGAGCTGCCGGGCGCACCCGAGCTGCCGACCGTTCCGGTCGGCGAGCGCATCGCCCCACACCGCACCGTTCGCTACGACCACTGGCTGGCGCCGGAGGCCAAGCAGCGCCTGCTCGCCGCCGCACACGAGCGTGGCATCACCCCGGCCATGGCGCTGGCCGCGGTCTTCGCCGAAACCATCGGCGGTTGGTCGGCGCAGAGCCGGTTCCTGCTGAATGTGCCACTGTTCCACCGCGAACCGGTGCATCCCGATATCGACCGCGTGATCGGCGACTTCACCTCCTCGATCATGCTCGAGGTCGATGTCACCGAGAACATGTCGGTAGCCGACCGGGCCCGTGCGCTGCAGCGGAGCATGCACGAAAGTGGTGCGCACACTGCGTATTCCGGGCTCGAGGTGCTACGTGATCTGGGCAGGCACCAGGGTGAGCCGGTGCTGGCCCCGATTGTCTACACCAGCGCGCTGAACCTCGGCGAACTGTTCGCAGACAAGGTCACCGAGACCTTCGGCGAACCGGTGTGGATCATCTCGCAGGGGCCGCAGGTGCTGCTGGACGCCCAGGTGACCGAGGTCCGCGGCGGCCTGCTGCTCAACTGGGACGTCCGCGAATCGGCGTTTCCGGAAGGCGTGATCGACGCCATGTTCGGCCGGTACACCCAGGCGATCGCCCGGCTGGCCGACGGAGAAGCGGGCTGGAACGCGGAGGCCGCGGTGCGGCTGCCGGTCGCCCAGGCCGCGGTGCGTGCCGCGATCAACGCGACGGACGGACCGGTCAGCGGACGCTGCCTGCACCAGGGCTTCTTCGAGCACGCCGCGGCCGATGCCGATCTTCCCGCAGTGGTGTGGGGGCTCGGCGACGGCGCGGGCGCATGGAGCTACGGGGAACTGGCCGCGCGAGCGCTTGCGGTCGCGGGCGCCCTGCACGTCGAGGGGGTGCGCCCCGGTGACGCGGTCGCTGTTCAGCTGCCCAAGGGGCCGGACCAGATTTTGGCCGTGCTCGGCGTACTCGCTGTCGGCGCGACCTATGTGCCGATCGGATTCGATCAGCCGGTCGGTCGCCGCGCCGAGATCTTGCGCACCGGTGAGGTTGTCGCCGCGCTCGTGGTCGCGGGTGCCGATATGGGCGTGCCCATTCCGTGCGTGCCGATCAGCGCGGCCGGTACATATCCGCGACCGCTCGACGGGCCGGTCTGTCCGGATACCGAACAGATTGCCTACGTGCTTTTCACCTCCGGCTCGACCGGCGTGCCCAAGGGTGTCGAGGTCCCGCACCGCGCGGCGATGAATATTATCGATGCGATCAACGATTGGTTCGATGTGGGCAGCGCCGATCGGTCCTTCGGGTTGTCCGCGCTGGAATTCGATCTCTCGGTCTATGACATCTTCGGCTTGCTCTCGGTGGGTGGCGCGGTGGTCGCCGTCGATCCGCACCAGCGTGTCGAGCCGACCACATGGGTGGAACTAATTCGCCGCCACCGGGTTTCGATCATCAACTGTGTGCCGAGCATGCTGGACACAATCCTGCAGATCGGTGGGGACAACCTGGGTGACTCACTGCGCGCGGTCATTCTCGGCGGTGACTGGGTCGGCGCCGATCTGGCTCGCCGGTTGGCCCGCCAGGTGCCGGGCTGCCGATTCTCCGGACTGGGTGGCGCGACCGAGACCGCGATTCACAGCACCGTCTGCGAGTTCGTCGGTGCACCCCCCGCGCACTGGGTGACGGTGCCGTTCGGTGTTCCGCTGCGCAATGTCCGATGCCGGGTCGTCGCGCCGTCGGGGCGGGACTGCCCGGATTGGGTGCCTGGTGAACTCTGGGTCGGCGGTGCGAATGTGGCCACTGGCTACCGCAATGATCCGGAGCGAACCGCGCAGCGATTCGTCGAATTCGAAGGTGTCCGCTGGTACAAGACCGGCGACATGGCCAGGTACTGGCCCGACGGTACCGTCGAATTCCTCGGCCGCGCCGATAATCAGGTGCAGATCCGCGGCTACCGGGTCGAGCTGGGCGAGGTGGAGAGCGCGTTGCGCACTGTGCCCGGGGTCCGGCATGCCGTTGCGGCGGTGGTCGGTACGGGCGCGCCCAGGCTGGTCGCCGCGATCGCGGGTGATCCGGACGAGATCGGTGATATCACCACCGCTATGTCGGATCTGTTGCCGGGCTACATGATTCCGACCCGGATCGAATTCCTCGAACAGATGCCGCTGACCGTCAACGCCAAGCTGGACCGGCGGGCGGTGGTAGCGCTGCTCGAGCCCGGCGCCGCAGATCCCCACGACGGCGTCCCGGGCAATGACGTCGAGGCGGCGTTGATCGATATTGTCGCCGGGGTGCTCGGCGTCGATGCGGTGGGGGTGCACGACGACTTCTTCGGGCTCGGAGGTGATTCGGTGCTTGCCACCACGGTTATTGCCCGGGTGCGCGAATGGCTCGATGTCGATCACGCGCTGGTCGCGGACATCTTTGCGGCCCGCACCGTTGCCGGACTCGCCACTCGTTTGGTGGATCGGGAAGCAAGGAGTGGTGAGCCGGATCGACTGGCCGCGGTCGCGCGGTTGTACCTGGATATCGCGGCCATGAGCGACGAGGAGGTTCTTGCCCAGCTCTGA
- a CDS encoding SagB family peptide dehydrogenase: protein MPAVTYPDQTRFALRDGVTCLTTSAGAVLLNPPRNEKLTGLAAGQLQALETLNRGPATVTEMSAAAGGDDVAGLMDRLADAGWLSVTVRDGGRDLYTIRPFGQPAPRPTTPLSWSATLSKFAVLHRDSEGFVLEHPRAWCDLRIHDPRLLALLDGPGAADANLPVAVKSQFAEDLHWCGFLVPDADVEDREFSTRSWSLPDLWFHRRSTLGERTITWEHFGPTKWAKGQFPQPPARKAGYPGEAVALRVPDLAVTRAEDPTLTAVLEDRVSTRAFDDAHPITIDQLAELLYRTARTRSTQPVGEGEELVSRPYPSGGSVYELELYPVVRNVDGLTPGMYHYDSFEHVLRPVAAADSPAVTRLLKSTSATLAQGAEPQVLMVMAARSGRVMWAYEQVAYANILKHVGVLMQTIYLTVTAMGLGTCAQGFGDTAAFAAAAGVDELAECSVGSMLIGSPAPR, encoded by the coding sequence TTGCCCGCCGTCACATATCCCGACCAGACCAGATTCGCGCTGCGTGACGGTGTCACCTGCCTGACGACTTCGGCCGGCGCGGTGCTGCTGAATCCGCCGCGTAACGAGAAGCTGACCGGCCTGGCCGCCGGTCAGCTCCAGGCGCTCGAGACGCTGAACCGGGGACCGGCGACGGTGACGGAGATGTCGGCGGCCGCGGGCGGAGACGACGTCGCCGGGCTGATGGACCGGCTCGCCGACGCCGGCTGGCTGTCGGTCACCGTGCGGGACGGCGGACGCGACCTCTACACCATCCGCCCGTTCGGACAGCCTGCGCCGCGACCGACGACTCCTCTCTCGTGGTCTGCGACGCTGTCGAAATTCGCGGTGCTGCACCGGGATTCCGAAGGCTTCGTGCTAGAGCACCCGCGGGCGTGGTGCGATCTGCGCATCCACGATCCACGACTGCTCGCATTGCTGGACGGACCGGGCGCGGCCGACGCGAATCTGCCTGTCGCCGTGAAATCGCAGTTCGCCGAGGATCTGCACTGGTGCGGATTCCTGGTGCCGGACGCGGACGTCGAGGACCGCGAATTCAGCACGCGCAGTTGGAGTCTGCCCGACCTGTGGTTCCACCGGCGCAGCACGCTCGGCGAGCGCACCATCACCTGGGAGCATTTCGGCCCGACCAAGTGGGCGAAGGGACAGTTCCCGCAGCCGCCCGCGCGCAAGGCCGGCTATCCGGGCGAGGCGGTGGCGCTGAGGGTCCCGGATCTGGCGGTGACGCGGGCCGAGGATCCGACGTTGACGGCCGTCTTGGAGGACCGGGTTTCGACCAGGGCCTTCGACGATGCGCATCCGATCACCATCGACCAACTGGCCGAATTGCTGTACCGCACAGCCAGAACCCGCAGCACCCAGCCCGTGGGCGAGGGTGAGGAACTGGTCTCACGGCCGTACCCGTCGGGCGGCAGCGTCTACGAACTCGAGCTCTACCCGGTGGTGCGCAATGTCGACGGACTGACACCGGGGATGTATCACTACGACTCGTTCGAGCATGTGCTGCGCCCCGTCGCCGCTGCGGATTCGCCTGCGGTGACGCGACTCTTGAAGTCCACGTCGGCAACGTTGGCCCAGGGCGCCGAGCCCCAGGTACTCATGGTCATGGCGGCCCGTTCCGGCCGGGTGATGTGGGCCTACGAGCAGGTCGCCTATGCCAACATCCTCAAGCACGTCGGCGTACTGATGCAGACGATCTACCTGACGGTGACCGCCATGGGGTTGGGCACGTGTGCCCAAGGTTTCGGCGACACAGCGGCTTTCGCGGCCGCCGCGGGCGTGGACGAGTTGGCGGAGTGCAGCGTCGGCAGCATGCTCATCGGTTCCCCGGCGCCGCGCTGA
- a CDS encoding ABC transporter substrate-binding protein encodes MKSVRASRRWARATVAVLAGALALGVTACGSSSDDRNSDSPSVTITHARGETTIEGTPKKVVTLGNQWLDTALALGVTPVGYVDNVAVASKSTPPWQPKTLESAKALNTSGNLAEQVAALEPDLILVDTFIADQKTYDELSRVAPTLPGLTKEAVTPWQDQVNALGKALRKQDDATKVIAKVDEKIAAITTANPGLKGKTFASTWLAGPTQLMVLIDPNDGSSKVFSQLGLSIPKDLTDHAANQGRLSLSPERVDELTADVLLAGYSPGLDEKYRQLPGYAELPAVKKGSVVFLTTQEISAVNQPTALSVPYILDKLEPAFAAAAK; translated from the coding sequence ATGAAGTCTGTTCGAGCGTCCCGCAGATGGGCGCGTGCAACGGTGGCCGTGCTTGCCGGGGCTCTCGCCCTCGGCGTCACCGCATGCGGATCGTCGAGCGACGACAGGAACTCGGACAGCCCCTCGGTCACCATCACCCACGCGCGCGGTGAGACCACCATCGAAGGCACCCCGAAAAAGGTTGTCACCCTCGGCAATCAGTGGCTGGACACCGCGCTGGCGCTCGGCGTGACCCCGGTCGGCTACGTCGACAATGTCGCGGTCGCCTCCAAGAGCACACCACCGTGGCAGCCGAAAACGTTGGAGTCCGCGAAGGCTTTGAACACCTCGGGCAACCTGGCCGAGCAGGTCGCCGCACTGGAGCCCGATCTCATCCTCGTCGACACCTTCATCGCCGACCAGAAGACCTATGACGAGCTCTCGCGGGTCGCGCCGACTCTCCCCGGCCTGACCAAGGAGGCCGTCACGCCGTGGCAGGACCAGGTCAACGCGCTCGGTAAGGCACTGCGCAAGCAGGACGACGCGACCAAGGTGATCGCGAAGGTGGACGAGAAGATCGCCGCGATCACCACGGCAAACCCAGGTCTGAAGGGCAAGACCTTCGCGAGCACCTGGCTGGCCGGCCCCACGCAGCTGATGGTGCTGATCGACCCGAACGACGGCTCGTCCAAGGTGTTCAGCCAGCTCGGCCTGAGCATCCCCAAGGACCTTACCGACCATGCTGCCAACCAGGGCCGTCTCTCACTCTCGCCCGAACGCGTCGACGAGCTCACCGCCGATGTGCTGCTGGCCGGTTACTCCCCCGGCCTGGACGAAAAGTACCGGCAGCTGCCCGGATACGCCGAGCTGCCGGCGGTGAAGAAGGGCTCCGTCGTATTCCTCACCACCCAGGAGATCAGCGCGGTGAACCAGCCGACCGCGCTTTCGGTGCCCTACATCCTCGACAAGCTCGAGCCTGCCTTCGCCGCAGCGGCGAAATAG
- a CDS encoding MFS transporter has translation MTNPSTDLDLGDVRTIRRRLRYDRDHPRYKWIVLTNTTLGVLLTAINSSIVLISLPAIFRGIGLNPLDAGNVGYLLWILMGYLLATAVLVVMFGRLGDIFGRVRIYNLGFAVFALCAIALSFDPWDGGSGAMWIIVWRVVQGVGGAMLMANSSAILTDAFPANQRGTALGINMVAAVAGSFLGLLIGGVLSEWDWRAVFWVSVPIGILGAVWSYRSLHEVGVRTEGTVDWAGTILFGLGLTALLTGITYGIQPYGGHATGWYSPWVLSAVIGGIVLLGVFCVVESRIADPMFNLALFRNRAFGLGNFANLMVSIGRGGMQFMLIIWLQGIWLPLHGYDFESTPLWAGIYLLPLTVGFLAAGPISGWLSDRYGARLFTTGGAVIAGLTFLLLLVIPVDFDYWLFALIILINGIGSGLFFSPNTAAIMSSVPAAQRGAASGMRGTLFNGGNALSMGIFFSLMVVGLAAGLPAALDSGLRAQGVSADAAAQLAGMPPVASMFAAFLGFNPIQELLGPSGELSKPGVDAGTLTGQEFFPHLLTGPFHSGLIVVFVAAAAMMFLAAAASYFAGDKYVHDEGVELAEAAAPAEVTVPVPVR, from the coding sequence GTGACGAATCCATCCACCGACCTCGACCTCGGCGATGTCCGAACCATCCGCCGCCGGTTGCGTTACGACCGGGACCATCCGCGCTACAAGTGGATCGTCCTGACCAACACCACCCTCGGCGTGCTGCTCACCGCGATCAATTCTTCGATCGTGCTGATCTCGCTGCCCGCGATCTTCCGCGGTATCGGTCTGAACCCGCTCGATGCGGGAAATGTCGGCTACCTGCTCTGGATTCTGATGGGGTACCTGCTGGCGACGGCCGTGCTCGTGGTGATGTTCGGGCGGCTCGGCGACATCTTCGGACGCGTGCGTATCTACAACCTCGGCTTCGCGGTGTTCGCACTCTGCGCGATCGCGCTGTCCTTCGATCCGTGGGACGGCGGGTCCGGGGCGATGTGGATCATCGTCTGGCGGGTCGTGCAGGGTGTCGGCGGGGCCATGCTCATGGCCAACTCCTCGGCGATTCTCACCGACGCCTTCCCGGCGAATCAGCGCGGCACCGCGCTCGGCATCAATATGGTTGCCGCGGTGGCCGGTTCGTTCCTCGGCCTGCTTATCGGCGGCGTGCTCTCGGAGTGGGACTGGCGCGCGGTGTTCTGGGTGAGCGTCCCGATCGGCATCCTCGGCGCCGTCTGGTCCTACCGGTCGCTGCACGAGGTCGGTGTGCGTACGGAAGGCACGGTGGACTGGGCGGGCACCATCCTCTTCGGGCTCGGCTTGACTGCGCTGCTCACCGGCATCACCTATGGCATCCAGCCCTACGGTGGGCATGCCACGGGTTGGTACAGCCCGTGGGTGTTGTCGGCGGTGATCGGCGGCATCGTGCTGCTCGGGGTGTTCTGTGTGGTGGAGAGTCGGATCGCCGATCCGATGTTCAATCTGGCCTTGTTCCGCAACCGGGCCTTCGGCCTCGGCAACTTCGCCAACCTCATGGTTTCCATCGGCCGCGGCGGCATGCAGTTCATGCTGATCATCTGGTTGCAGGGCATCTGGTTGCCATTGCACGGCTACGACTTCGAATCGACCCCGCTGTGGGCAGGTATCTACCTGCTGCCGCTGACCGTGGGATTCCTTGCCGCGGGACCGATTTCGGGCTGGCTGTCGGATCGCTACGGCGCCAGGCTGTTCACCACCGGCGGCGCCGTGATCGCGGGGCTGACCTTCCTGTTGCTGCTGGTGATCCCGGTCGACTTCGACTACTGGCTGTTCGCGCTGATCATTCTGATCAATGGAATCGGCAGCGGGTTGTTCTTCTCGCCCAACACTGCCGCGATCATGTCCAGCGTCCCCGCCGCCCAGCGCGGCGCTGCCTCCGGCATGCGCGGCACGCTGTTCAATGGTGGCAACGCCCTGTCCATGGGAATCTTCTTCTCCCTCATGGTCGTCGGCCTCGCCGCCGGTCTGCCCGCGGCGCTCGACTCCGGGCTGCGCGCGCAGGGCGTCTCGGCCGACGCCGCCGCCCAGCTTGCCGGGATGCCCCCGGTGGCCAGCATGTTCGCCGCCTTCCTCGGCTTCAACCCGATTCAGGAATTGCTCGGCCCCTCCGGCGAATTGAGTAAGCCTGGTGTCGACGCCGGCACCCTGACCGGCCAGGAGTTCTTCCCGCATCTACTCACCGGGCCGTTCCACTCCGGTCTGATCGTCGTGTTCGTCGCGGCGGCCGCGATGATGTTCCTTGCCGCCGCCGCCTCCTACTTCGCGGGCGACAAGTACGTCCATGACGAGGGCGTCGAGCTCGCCGAGGCGGCCGCGCCGGCCGAGGTCACGGTGCCGGTCCCGGTGCGCTGA
- a CDS encoding ABC transporter substrate-binding protein gives MKSVRIPRGWALAAVVVLVGGLALGIVTYGPSSNDEDPGSGEPVTITHTRGTTTVEGSPKRVVALGNQWMDTALALGVTPVGYIDTAATVPNSTPPWEPDSLRGATALNTTGNIAAQAAALQPDLILVDGLLADQQSYDELSKIAPTLPALSNETVVPWRDQVTALGAVLRRTDRASKVIADVNKKVETITQANPGLRGKTVASTWLASPAQLIVLTDPNTVAGQIFTQLGLGIPKNLAAQPASQGRLALAPERVDELTADLLLAGYSPGMDETYRQLPGFRELPAVQKGAVAFLTIQELGGVNQPTALSVPYLLDKLQPAFANAAK, from the coding sequence GCCCTCGGAATCGTCACCTACGGGCCTTCGAGCAACGACGAAGACCCCGGCAGCGGCGAACCCGTCACCATCACCCACACACGCGGCACAACCACAGTGGAAGGTTCTCCGAAAAGGGTTGTCGCACTGGGTAATCAGTGGATGGATACCGCTTTGGCGCTCGGGGTGACTCCGGTCGGCTATATCGATACTGCCGCGACGGTACCCAACTCGACCCCGCCGTGGGAACCCGACTCGCTACGTGGCGCGACGGCGTTGAACACCACCGGCAATATCGCCGCGCAGGCCGCGGCGCTGCAACCGGATCTGATTCTCGTGGACGGGCTGCTGGCCGATCAGCAGTCTTACGACGAGCTGTCCAAGATCGCACCGACGCTGCCGGCGCTGAGCAATGAGACGGTCGTGCCGTGGCGGGATCAGGTGACCGCGCTCGGTGCGGTGCTACGCAGGACGGATCGGGCGAGCAAGGTCATCGCCGATGTGAACAAGAAGGTCGAGACCATCACGCAGGCGAACCCCGGGCTGAGGGGCAAGACCGTCGCGAGCACCTGGCTGGCGAGCCCGGCCCAGCTGATAGTGCTCACCGACCCGAACACCGTCGCCGGCCAGATTTTCACCCAGCTCGGCCTCGGCATTCCGAAGAACCTTGCCGCCCAACCTGCCAGTCAGGGCAGGCTGGCGCTGGCGCCGGAACGCGTCGACGAGCTCACCGCGGATCTGCTGCTGGCCGGCTACTCCCCCGGCATGGACGAAACCTACCGTCAGCTGCCGGGTTTCCGTGAGCTGCCCGCAGTGCAGAAGGGCGCTGTCGCGTTCTTGACCATCCAAGAGCTCGGCGGCGTCAACCAGCCGACCGCGCTGTCGGTGCCGTATCTGCTCGACAAGCTGCAGCCCGCGTTCGCCAACGCCGCCAAGTAG